The Candidatus Effluviviaceae Genus I sp. genome window below encodes:
- a CDS encoding carboxymuconolactone decarboxylase family protein, whose amino-acid sequence MDASRLRQFRERREAQNERVHAKGHLGIERFFALDARAYAPGALDAKTKELLGLACSMVLRCDDCIAYHIVRCAEEGASDDEMLDAMNVALVVGGSIVIPHLRRAVETLDGLRAEA is encoded by the coding sequence ATGGACGCATCGCGCCTCAGGCAGTTCCGAGAGCGGCGGGAAGCGCAGAACGAACGGGTCCACGCCAAGGGGCACCTCGGGATCGAGCGGTTCTTCGCGCTGGACGCGCGGGCCTACGCACCCGGCGCGCTCGACGCGAAGACGAAGGAGCTCCTCGGCCTGGCCTGCTCCATGGTGCTCCGCTGCGACGACTGCATCGCGTACCACATCGTCCGCTGCGCCGAGGAGGGAGCGTCCGACGACGAGATGCTCGACGCCATGAACGTCGCCCTCGTCGTGGGGGGCTCGATCGTCATCCCCCATCTCCGGCGCGCGGTCGAGA
- a CDS encoding RluA family pseudouridine synthase — MSGDDRNGGGPRAIRLSTRVDPYHDGWRLSDYLAHRFRYLDAATWAARLAAGSISVNGAPGRPETPVGRGDLVEYEVLVVEPPVDFSYEVLHDDEDVVAVSKSGNIPCHAGGSYFTHTLVARVRADLGRPLDLAHRLDRETSGVVVLAGNREAARALSGAFARGEVAKEYVAAVRGEPSCDAFEVDAPIAPAGRDCPVARRVVDRERGRPARTLFRVESRRGGFAVVRADPLTGRTHQVRLHLEHAGHPIVGDKIYGMPPDLLLESVRNPAAPRVLEHLLLPRHALHAARLEFLHPRTGRLLTLEAFLPADMMEFIAGIDRHR, encoded by the coding sequence ATGAGCGGCGACGACCGCAACGGGGGCGGCCCACGCGCGATCCGGCTCTCGACGCGCGTGGACCCGTACCACGACGGATGGCGGCTCTCCGACTACCTGGCGCATCGATTCCGCTATCTCGACGCGGCGACGTGGGCCGCGCGCCTTGCCGCAGGCTCAATCTCGGTCAACGGCGCTCCGGGGCGGCCTGAGACGCCCGTCGGGCGCGGCGACCTCGTGGAGTACGAGGTCCTCGTCGTCGAGCCGCCGGTGGACTTCTCGTACGAGGTCCTTCACGACGACGAAGACGTCGTGGCCGTGTCGAAGTCGGGGAACATCCCCTGCCACGCCGGCGGCTCGTACTTCACACACACGCTCGTCGCGCGGGTCCGCGCGGACCTCGGTCGGCCGCTCGACCTCGCGCACCGGCTCGACCGCGAGACGAGCGGCGTCGTCGTGCTCGCCGGGAACCGCGAAGCGGCGCGCGCCCTCTCGGGCGCGTTCGCGCGCGGCGAGGTCGCGAAGGAGTACGTCGCGGCCGTGCGCGGAGAGCCGTCGTGCGACGCGTTCGAAGTGGACGCGCCGATCGCGCCGGCGGGGCGCGACTGTCCGGTCGCCCGCCGCGTCGTGGACCGCGAGCGCGGTCGTCCGGCGAGGACGCTCTTCCGGGTCGAGTCGCGACGCGGCGGCTTCGCCGTGGTGCGCGCGGACCCGCTCACGGGGCGCACGCACCAGGTCCGCCTGCATCTCGAGCACGCGGGGCACCCGATCGTGGGCGACAAGATCTACGGGATGCCGCCTGATCTCCTGCTCGAGTCGGTGCGGAACCCGGCCGCGCCGCGCGTCCTCGAGCACCTCCTGCTTCCTCGTCACGCGCTGCACGCCGCGCGGCTCGAGTTCCTTCATCCGCGGACGGGCAGGCTTCTCACGCTCGAGGCGTTCCTGCCCGCGGAC